The Paraburkholderia caffeinilytica genome segment CGGCCTTCAGGATGATTCCCGTGGTCGCCCAGAAATGCTCGCCGAGCAGCCGGGTCGCGAGTTCGGCGTCGCGGGCCATCGCCGCATCCATCAACTCGCGATGTTCCTTCATCGCGTCACGGTTTTTCTCCGACGTGTGTTGCTCCGCCAGGTTGCGATAGCGCTCCGACTGGTCGTGTAGCAGGCGGCACAGGCGCAGCGTCCAGGGCGACGCGCATCCCGCCACGAGCGCCTCGTGAAACTGCCGGTGCACCGTCGCCCACGCTTCGTGCAGTTCTGGCGAGCTGGGCGGTGGCGTCCTCTGAAGACGGTGGAAGGCGGAGAGCACGTTGGATTCCCAGTCGACACTGCCGCGCGCGAGCGCCAGACGCAATGCGCCGCATTCCACCTCGACGCGCGTCTGCGTGAGGTCCATGAGGTCTTCGCGCGAAACCGGCGTGACGCAGAAGCCGCGCTGATCCTCGGAGTCGACGAGGCCGTCCGTCACAAGGCGCGAGAGCGCCTCACGGATGGCGGTCGCGCCAATGTCGTAGCGCTCGCTGAGCACCTGGATGCGCAGCCGTTCCGCCGGGCGCAATTGTCCGGAAAGGATATCCCCGCGTAAGCGGTCAACGGCAAGCGACGTCAGGCTTTTCCCGCCAGGAGATGACACGGTGTTTTGCATGAAATGAACGATTCCAGGGTGATGAGGCTTGCGACGATTCTCGCCTCGGCAATCCATGTTCGTCAAGATTATGGAATTCCCTATGTTTTATCGATTTTATTTTAGATAATCTTCGATTGTAGATTTTGTAGATTTTATCGGGTGCCGCGGCGCGACGCCGAAGCGGACGTCCCGGTTGACAGAAGAAGGAGACTCTTTCGTGATTACAGTGCAAGACATTGCCTTCGTGCGTTATCAGGTCACCGACCTCGATCGCATGGAGGGCTTTCTGCTCGACTTCGGCCTGCATCGGGCCGCGCGCACCGAAGGCGCGCTCTACATGCGTGCTGCGGGCACCGCCCATCACGCGCATGTGAGCGAACTGGGGGCGGGAAATGCGACCGTCGGCTTCGGACTTTATGCACGCGACGCGGCGGACCTGCAGCGTCTTGCTGCGCATCTCGGCGTGCCGGTGGAAGACAACCCCGAGCCGGGCGGCGGCTGTCGCGTGCGTTTTCGCGACCCGGACGGCTTCGTCATCGACGTTCTGCATGGCGATGCGCGGCACGCGCCTTTGCCCGTGCGTGAGCCGGTCGCGATGAACTTCGGCGGCACGCGGCAGCGTCTGGGGGAGACCGTGCGTCTGACGCCGCGCCCCAGCGCTGTCATGAGGCTCGGGCACGTTGCGCTTCAGGTCCGCGACTTTCCGGCAATGCTGGCGTTCTATCGCGACGTGCTGGGCTTTCGCGTTTCGGACACGTATTGGGCCGGCGCCGAGCAGAACACGATCGCCGCGTTCATGCACTGCGGACTCGGCGGCCAGTGGACGGACCACCATACGGTCGCCCTGATCGCCGCGCAGGACGGCCGCGCCCGCTTCGACCACGCCGCCTTCGAGGTGATGGATATCGACGACGTCATGCTCGGCGGCGAGTACCTGAGGTCGCGCGGTTACCAGCATTCCTGGGGCGTGGGCCGCCATGTCCAGGGCAGCCAGATCTTCGACTACTGGCGCGATCCGTTCGGAAACAAGATCGAGCATTGGACTGACGGCGACCTCGTCAACGACAGCACGCCGGTCGGGCATGCCCCGATGTCTCCCGACGAGTTGCGTCAATGGGCGCCGCCCTTGACGCCCGAATTCTTCGCATGAACCCCATTCCACGACTTTTTCCGTAGGAGCGCTCTGTATGAAACTTGCCCGCTACACCCTTGGCGGTGTCACTACCATCGGCGCCGTTGCCGGCGACCGCGTTGTCGCGTTGACGGAGCTCGACCCCTCGGCCCCCGGCACGATCCGCGAAGTGCTGGCAGCTGGGCCCGCATTGCTGGACCGTCTCGAGCGGGCGCTTGCCGATGCGCGCAGCGGTGTACCGCTTGCGGACGTGAAGCTCGAAGCGCCGATTCCCGATGCCCAGAAGTACCTCGCCATCGGCATGAACTATCACGATCACGCTGAAGAGGCCGCGCGTGCCGGCATACCGGTTCCGGCGCACCAGTTGTGGTTCAACAAGCAGGTGACCTGCATCAACGGGCCGTTCGATCCGATCTGCAAGCCCAAGGTGTCGGACAAGATGGACTACGAGGCGGAACTGGGCGTCGTGATCGGCAGGCGTTGCCGCTATGTGAGCGTCCAGGATGCCGCCAGCGTGGTGGGCGGCTACTTCGTCGCGAACGATGTGACCGCGCGCGACTGGCAGTTCAAAAGCCCGACCTTCACGCTGGGCAAGTCGTTCGACACTCACGGCCCGATCGGACCGTGGATCACCACCGCAGACGAGATTGCCGATCCTCACGCGTTGCAAATGAAGCTGTGGGTGAATGGCGAACTGCGCCAGAGCGCGAGCACGGGCGGCATGATCTACAACATCTGGGAGCAGATTCACGAGCTCTCGCAGGTGATGACGCTCGAGCCCGGCGATCTCATCGCCACGGGCACCTGCGCGAACGTGGGCATTGCGCTTGGCAAGTTTCTCCAGCCCGGCGATGTGGTTCGGGTCGAAATTGACCGGCTCGGTCATATCGAGAACACAGTCGCCGCCGAATCCGTTTGAACAGCAGATACGGCGCATTCCTTAAAAGACAGGAATCCATATAAATGGCATACGAAGTCAATTTGCTGATAGACGGAAGGGTGGTGCCGGCTTCGTCCGGCGCGACCTTTGAGCGCCGCAGTCCGCTTTCCGGCATAGCGGTATCGCATGCCGCCGCGGCCAGCGCGGAAGATGCAACGGCGGCGGTCGCCTCTGCGGCAACAGCGTTTCCGGGGTGGTCCGCTCTCGGTCCCGGCACACGACGAACCCTGCTGACGGCTGCGGCCGCCGCACTGGAGGCGAGGACCGCGCAGTTCGTCGCGGCGATGGCCGCCGAGACGGGCGCGAGCGCCGCATGGGCTGGCTTTAACGTGCAGGTCGCCACGGCCGCGTTGCTCGAAGCCGCGGCGCTCACTACCCAGGTGAGTGGCGAGGTGATCCCATCCGACGTGCCCGGCTGCCTTGCGCTGGCCATACGGCAGCCGGCCGGCGTGGTGCTTGGCATGGCGCCCTGGAACGCCCCCGTGATTCTCGGCGTGCGCGCGATCGCGGTGCCGCTTGCATGCGGCAACACGGTGGTGCTTAAAGGCTCAGAGCTCTGTCCGCACACGCATTGGCTGATCGCCGATGCGTTCCGGGACGCGGGCTTTCCGGCCGGTGCGGTCAATTTCGTCACTCATGCGGCTGCCGACGCAGCGGCAGTAGTTGAAGCGATGATCGGCCACGCGGCGGTGCGCCGCGTGAACTTCACCGGTTCGACGCGAGTGGGGCGCATCGTTGCGTCCACGTGCGCCAGATATCTGAAGCCGGTGGTGCTGGAACTTGGTGGCAAGGCGCCGCTCGTCGTGCTGGACGACGCGGATCTCGACGCCGCGGTGAACGGCGCGGCATTCGGCGCATTCGCCAACTCGGGACAGATTTGCATGTCGACCGAACGCATCATCGTCGACGAAACGATCGCCGATGAGTTCGCCGCACGGCTCGCGACGAAGGCTCGCGCGCTGCCGGTCGGCGATCCGCGCGGCGAGGAGCCCGTGGTGCTGGGATCGGTCATCGACATGAGCACCGTCGAGCGCTGCAACGAGCTCATCGACGATGCGCTGGCGAAGGGCGCAACTTTACTGTGCGGAGGCAAGGCCGAGAACACGCTGATGCCCGCGACGCTGCTCGATCATGTCACACCCGCAATGCGGATCTACAGCGAGGAATCCTTCGGCCCCGTCAAACCCATCGTGCGTGTACGGGGCGTGGAAGATGCAATCGCCTGCGCCAACGACAACGAGTACGGCTTGTCGGCAGCGGTATTCGGCCGCGACGTGGCCCGTGCTTTCGACGTGGCGAGGCGCATCGAGTCGGGCATCTGCCATGTCAACGGACCCACGGTGCACGACGAAGCGCAGATGCCTTTCGGCGGCGTGAAGGCAAGCGGCATGGGGCGCTTCGGCGGCCGGGCCGGCGCGCACGAGTTCACCGAGTTGCGCTGGATCACCATGCAGACCACCCCGCGTCACTACCCATTCTGACCTTTCGATCAAACAGAAGGAGCTATCCGATGACAGTTGAGTTCAAGCCCGGTGTGCGCTATCGCATGCCCGCAGTGTTCGGTCCCGCCCCCGGACCTCGCCAGAAAGCGGACGGCACGCCCTGGAAACCCGAGGAAACGGGCACCATGCACGCGCAATGGATGACGGTGAGCTACCTCACGCACCGCGCACAACTCGAGCGCATTCTGCCTCCGGGCTTCGAGCTGCGCGGCGAGCCTCACGTGCATGTTTCGCTCGCGTATTTCGACAACCTGTATTGGCTGGCGGGCAGAGGTTACGGCATTGCCATGGTCGAAGTGCCGGCCGTCTATGCAGGCAAAGACGAAACGATCGACGGCGCATTCTGCCCCGTCTTGTGGGAAGGCGTACCGGACGCGATTCTGACCGGGCGCGAGGAGTTGGGCTTTCCAAAGCTGTTCGCCGACATTCCCATGCTGCGTGTCGATCACGACGCGGGCGTGGCGGGCGGCGAGGCTTCATGGTTCGACTTCAGGTTCTTCGAGATCGAGCTCGAAGGTCTGACTGAGACCGGCGGCGAAAAAAAGCTTCCCGGACCGGGCGGTGCAGCGCTTTTCTACAAGTACATGCCGCGCACCGGAAGCTTCGGAAGCGGCGGCTGCGATATCGCCTACACGACGACGTCGCAGCCCGTGCAGCAGGCAGCGGGCGACGCCTCGCCGGTTAAATTCAGCGACGCGAACTTCAAGAGATGGAAGGGCAAGACCGGTGCCGTGAAATGGCACCGCGCGACGTTCGAACAACTGCCCACCACGTTTCATGTTGTCAATGGACTCGCGGACCTCGAAATTCTCGATTATGTGGGTGTCGAGATGGTCGAGTTCAGCGCACCGGGCACTGCGGTATCGGCCAATGTGATTCGCCCCGTCGAGCCGATACGCTGAAGCACGGGTTTGCTAGCGCGCCGATGCGCCGCGGTTTGGCGAAGAAACCCGGCGCACGGTTCGTCGCGCGAGCATTGTAGTTGGATCAATACTATTACTACGTTGGAGATAAAGATGCGTCGACGGATTTATGGTTTTCCATTAGGTATCCTGATGTGTTCGGCAGCGTATGCGCAAAGCAGTGTCACGATCTACGGCCTCATTGACGGTGGCATTTCGTACGTATCGAATCAGGGTGGGCATTCGGTCACGAAATTCGATGACGCGATCTATACACCGAACCTGCTCGGCATCGAGGGCACAGAGGATCTCGGCGGAGGAACCAGGGCCATCTTCAAGCTCGAGGATCAGTTCCAGCTCGGTACGGGGGGAATGCTTCAGCAGGGGATCTTCGGCCGCAATGCTTATGTCGGGCTGAAGAACGAGCGATTCGGCCAGTTGACTTTGGGGAACGTGTACGACTTCATGTCCATTTCGCTGACGCAGAAAGGAGACAGTCCGAGTGTGTTCTCTGGCGGGCTGTACAGTTTCGCCGCCGGGCCCTTTCAAAAACTCGGTATTCCGCAGAACGCGACCGGCTGGTTCGACTGGAGTAGAACCAGCGGCATTCCGATGAATAACTCCGTGAAATACGAGTCACCGGTTTTTGCAGGGGTTTCCTTCGGTGCGTTGTATGCGCCGGGCGGCGTGGCGGGATCGTTTGGTTCGAATTCGGCCATGAGTTTTGGCGTGAATTATGGGGCCGGGCCGTTCGGCCTTGGCGCGGCCTACACGGAGAAAAAATATCCCGGCTCGTCCGGCGGGTCGCCGCAGATCCCGATCCGGAACTGGGGAATCGGCGCGCACTACGTTCTTGGCGCGATCTACATGGTTGCAGACATCGTAACCGTCCGCAATCTGTTGTCCGGCGCCGGCGCGTGGGCCGCACAGGCCGGCGCCAGTTGGCATATCACGCCCGCATGGTCGCTCGGCGCGAGCTATATGTATATGAAAGGCAACGAGGTCCTCGACGACAACCACGCGCATCAGATAGGTGCAACGATGAATTACTCATTGTCCAAGCGAACGATGGTGTATGTCGAAGGCATCTATCAACGCGCCAACTCGGGAGCACAGGCTGCGATCAACGGGATCATGGAGTCCTCGGGATCTTCGAGCAACGCTTCTCAGGCGATTGCGCGAATTGGGGTCCATACTGTGTTCTGACATGCGGGGCAGGCGGGCGCTCGTGGCGATTTGCAACCGCCGTTGCCCGCGATAGCTCGCTAACTTCGCATTGGAGAGTAGCTATGGCCAAGCAGGCAGTCTTCATACTCAACAAATTGCTGCTGAGGATACCGACATTTACTCCTCGGACGGCCTTGTCTGATACCGTCAAATCAGTCTGACGGTATCGGCTAAATGGTCGCCCCCGCCGCGAGACTCTGGTCATCCGCCGATCCGATGCTGCCGTTGCTTAAGCCCTGCGACGCCTGGCACCTCTTCCTTCGATGTCGATAGAATTGGACACCTGATCTCGCTACCGCCCTCATCGACGCTTCAGAACTGATCGCCTCAGTCTGACCGCTCAACGCCCTCTAGAACGCCTGAACGATTCCAACCTGTAAGCCCTTGGCAGCCGCACCCGGGTAGGCAAGCGCAAGCCCCGCATTGGCGGCGCCAGCCAGACGATATTGCGCGCGGCGTCGATTGTCCAGCCACGAGAGCGCCGTGTAAACGCTCGTGCGTTTGGACAGCGAGTAGTTGAACATTGCGCTGTACTGGGCGGCTTCATTGCTGCCGTTGCGATCCTGCAAGAATGTATAGCCCAGCGCAACATAGGCGAACGGCGAGAAACTCCAGCGGCCCGAGACTTCGTAGCTGCGGATGTCGATACGTAGATCGTCCCAACTGGCCGAAGCGTAGCCTGCGTAAAGCCGCACCGCGCCGAAGTCGTACGAGCCGCCGGCGAAGGTAGAGCGTTCGGTACTGGTTGCAGTGGCATTGCGAACGCCCTGCATGGCGTACACAGCGGAGATCGCCTGGTTGTCATAGGTCAGCGCGAACTGGTAATTCGATCCGCCTGAGCGAAAGCCGCCAGCATCGCCGAGACCAATATAGCCACTCGCCTGAAAGCCAGCAATTTTCGGCGAAAAGTATGAGACGGTGTTGCTCGTGCGGTAGGTGTACACACTCAGGTTATTGATACCCGAGGCCTGAGTCGCGCCGCCGAACGCGTCGAGCCGGCCCTCATTGAGGAACAGCAGTGAATTCTGCCGCCCTGCGCGCACGCTCCCCCAGTTTCCCGAAGCGCCGATCCACGCCTGGCGGTTGAACATCGAACCAGGCGTGGCGAACGTGCCATCGTTCGAATTGAAGCCATTCTCCAGCGTGAAGTCGATCTTGTTGCCGCCACCCATGTCTTCCGATCCGCGAAAACCAATGCGTGTGCCGTACTGGCCACTGCTGTTCATCGCGGCAGTGTAGCCGTTGCCCGTATTCACGTATTGAACGAAGGTATCGACAATGCCGTACATCGTGACGGACGATTGCGCGTGTGCGGTAGACGCAATCAGGAATGGTAGCGCGAGTAGTGGGGAAAAGTGTTTCAAGTTGTCTCCAGCGATTTTTTAGTATAGGAATGCGAAATATAAAAAACCATGACATCCATAGTGGGCCATGGCGTGGATCAGCGGTGAATCAGTCGGTGGTGGGCGAGAATTGCGTCCAATGTCCTGGGCGGCTCGTTTGTTGCTGATAGGTTTCGACGCAATCGGCCGCAAGTCCAAGCACCTGCTCGGCGCGCTGTCCGCGCCCGCCGAGGTAGGCGTCGAGTTCGGCGATGGCATCGCTCAGTGCTGCGTAGCCGCGGGTGAGTACCGCAGAGGTCATTTCGGTCGCGGCCGCGCCGGCTAGCAGGAAGCGTGCGACATCGAGCCCGTTGCGCGCGCCATTCGTCGCGATGAGAGGAAACGTCGTGCCCACGCGGCGCCGCGTGAGCGAGATCCAGCGTGCCGTGAGCGGCAGCGCCCAGCCGCCGCCGACTGCGGCGTTCGTGCCGAGCACAGGACGTTGCGTGTCGAGATCGGGCAGGAAACCCATGAAGCGGCCCATCAGAATGACGGCGTCCGCGCCGCCCGCCTGCGCGGCAACCGCGATTCCCGCGACGTCTTCGCTCTGGCCGGTCAGCTTGATCCATAACGGCAGCGTCGTGCTCGCGCGTAGCCGCGCGACGATGCGGGTAATGCGCTCGGCGTCGCGCTCCAGCCGGATCGCCCCTTGTGCCGCTTCCTCTCCGTGCGGCGCGCCGATGTTCACTTCGAGCACGCGCAGCCCAGCCTGCTCGATCTGCGCGGCAAAGCGCGCGCATTGCTCGAGATCGCTCAGAATCAGGCTCGGAATCACGTAGCTGTCGCTTGCGCGCGCCTCGCGATCGAGCGCGGCAAGCTCGTCGACCCAACCGTCGAAGCTGCGTTGCAGGAGGCCCGAGCGACAAAAGAGCGTGGCGTCCTGCGAGTCCGCTTCATGCCACTTCACCGGATTCCAGTGCCCGTCGAGCAGCGCGTAGTCAGTGCGGTCGAGCTGATCTTTAGCGGCTTGCGACTCGTTCGTCGATTTGGCGACAACCGCGCCCGCGCCATGGCGCAGTGCGGCGCGAATGGCGTCGCCGGTCATCGTATGCTCACCGGCGCCACAGATCACGGGGTTCTTGAGGGCGAGCGCGCCAACGCGGCTCTCCAGTCGGTTGCTTGTCATGCTTTGGGCTTGTTCCCTTTCTTGCGATGCGCCGCGAGCGTGTGTTCATACGCATCGCCGTTCATGCGTGCGCTGAGTGCGGCGGCGGCGGTCTGGACGTGCTGGAGCATCGTCGGGTCGGGCGGCGACACGACCTCGCCGCTCGATCCCACGATACCGATCGTACCCAGCACCACGTTGTTCATGCCGAAGATCGGGCAGCACAGCGCGTTGATGCCGAACGTCACTTCGCCGTCCGCGTCATCGTAGAGGCGTGCGCGAATCAGTTTCAGACGGGCGGCGAGCTCGGCAGGGTCGGTCATCGTGTTCGGCGTAAGCCGCAGCATCTTGCGACGCATCACGCGCTGCTGACTCGCTTCGTCGGCGAACGCGAGCACGATACGGCCCTGTGCCGAGCAATAGGGCTGCACGCGATTGCCCGGCTTCACCGAAATGCACACGTTCGCTTTCGACTCGACCGTCGCGACGACCAGTGCCGTGTCGTTCGTCGCGACCGAAAGCAGGGCGGTCTGGCCCGTCGCGTCGCGAATCTGCGTGAGATACGGATCGGCGAGCGTGCGCAAGTCGAACTGCTCACTGGCGGCCGCACCGTAAATCACAAGCCGTGCGCCGAGCCGGTACTTCTCGCTGACCGGATCCTGCTCCACCACGCCGAGCTGGCGCAGCGAAGCGAGATGCCGGTACACCCGTGGCTTCGGTTCCTCGACGATCTGCGCGAGCTCGGTCACGCCCATTGGCCGGCGCGCCGACGACATCTCGTCGAGCAGCCTGAATACGATCCCGACCGATTCCAGCACGGCCGGACCTTCGCTCGCTTCCTGAATGCCTGCCTTCTGTGTTGCCATTGATTGATTCTCCGGTTGTGGCCCGGGGCGGTTCAGATTCCCATCAGCCGGGCGGCGTTGCCTGACGTCATTTTACGGATGTCCGCCTCGCTGTAGCCAATGTCGAGCGCCGTGCGTATCACGCTGCGGAACCCGTCACCGATGGTCGGGTTGCCTTTCTGTCCCAGATCGGAGCCGAGAATCGTCAGATCGACCGTGCCTGCCTCGATCACCTGACCGAGGAAATCGGGATCGTAGAACTTGAATTTCGAGCCCGGCACCCACATGCACATCGAGTGTTCCATAAAGACACTTTCGCTCGCGAGCTGACGCATATGATCGAGTGTGGCGTCGACGACGTAAGTTGGGTGGTTCACGAGCAGACGTTTCACGCCGCGTTTGCGGGCTTCCTCGAACAGCGGAAAGATCTCGGCAATGTTGAGGTGGCCGCCCGAGAGCACGACATCCGCTTCGGCGATCAGGTCGAGAATCGCAAGCACTTCGTCCTTGAGCTTGCCGTCGTCGTCGAGCACCGTGAGCGGAATCGGCTGTAGCATGCGCTGCGTCGTCTGGGGAAATTTCTGGTCGAACTGCTTGTCCTGATGATGGTGCGCGATGTGGTTCTTCGACGAGAACGTGGGCATCCACACGAGATTCGCGCCGAGCTTCAGGCCGTGCTCGACTGCGTGCACGTTCAGACCGCCGACTGCATTGTTAAGCGGTACGCCCGAGAGCACCTGCACGCCGGAGTCGGCGAAATGCCTGTTGAGCAGATACGAAACCGGTGTGCACGAGTAGTAGTGATCCTTCAGCAGCACGGCCCTGAGACCGGCAGCGGATGCTTCGCGGATCGCCTCGACGTGATCGAGATAGCGGGCCATTACGGACGGCCCGCTATGGCAATGCAGATCGATCGCTCCTTGCATGAGGCGGTCGATTTGCGTGTCCTGTTCAGTCTTGTCGAGTTCAAGCGTGGTGTCGTTCATGGGAATTCCTTTCAGAGTGCGGCGCGCACGGCCTGTGCGGCCTGACGCCAACCGGCGCGCATCATGGACTGATCCGAGCCGATAATAAAAAACGAGGCGCCCGCAGCGCGCCATTCGGGCACGCTCGCGACATCGCCGAGAAAGAGGCCGCCGGCCTTGCCGGCGCCGCTGGCCGAGCCGAGCGCGGCGCGGGTGGCTTCGGCTACGGTGGAGTCGTCGAGATCGAAAGTGCGCAGCGAGACCGAGAGGTCGGCGCGCCCGACGAACAGGCAATCGACCCCGTCCACGGCCGCGATGGCATCGAGATGCGCGAGTGCATCCTCGTCCTCGATCTGGCAGATCACGCTCACCGCTTCGTCTTGCCGCGCGATGTGCTCGCGCATCGGCACGGCGCCGTAATTGCCGGCACGCGCCGAGTTCGAGAAGCCGCGCACGCCGCGGGCATAACGCGTGCAGGCGACGATTTCGGCGGCTTGCGCGGCGCTCTTCACGTGCGGCACGAGAACGCCTTCTGCCCCCATGTCGAGCACTTGCAGCAGCGTGGCGGCGCGCGTATCCGGTACGCGCACAAGGCCCGCCAAGCCCGCGGCGCGGCACGCCATCAGGCAGGCGTCGAGGTCGGCGGCGCTGAACGCTGCGTGTTCCGCATCGATCACGACCGCGTCGAGACCCGCCGCGCCCGCCACTTCCACGGGTTGATAGTGGCCGGTCTTGATGAATGAACTGACGAGCAGTGAGCCCGAACGCAGGCGACTGCGGAACGTTTCAGCGCTCACGCCGATTCCCCCGTCTGGGCGGGCGATTTTGCAAACTCGCTCGCCTGGTAATCGACCAGATGACGATAGTCTTCCCGCAGCGGCGCGAATACGTCGAGATTCAGCACGACTTCGCCGCCGATCGGCTCCGCGTAGTGCATGACGTGCGGCGGGATGCGGATCATCGTGCCGGGGCCGCCTTCGATCACGTCGTCACCGAGATGAAAGCGCACGCGACCCTGCACGATCAACACGAGCTGCTCAAACGTGTGGCTGTGCGGGAACACCTGCATGCCGGGCGTGAGCCAGTTCATCACGCACATGACGTCGTCACCGCGGAAGCCC includes the following:
- a CDS encoding cupin domain-containing protein, encoding MNYQDLLHNWNDLPREVVRKGVERVGFRGDDVMCVMNWLTPGMQVFPHSHTFEQLVLIVQGRVRFHLGDDVIEGGPGTMIRIPPHVMHYAEPIGGEVVLNLDVFAPLREDYRHLVDYQASEFAKSPAQTGESA